AGCCTTTTTCTAGAGCCATGCTTTAAATAAATTTTTTTTGAGATATCCCAATATCCATCCTTTTTAGTTATTTCCTGGATTTTCTTCTTTGCAGTTTTAGTGCTATTTGGGATGTCAATTATTGGTCTTATATAATTAATTTGTTCATATTCTTCTTTATTAAATCTAGATAATAGCCATGGTTCATGAATGAAATTAAGTGATATATCCTTTAATTCTGGTATCCATTTTTTTATAAATTTTCCTTGAGGATCATGATCTTTTCCCTGCTTAATAGGATTATAAATTCTATTGGTATTTATAGAAGTAGTTCCAGATTGCATTTGGCATTGGTTCCAATGTATTCCAGGCTCATAATCTACAAATTTATTTGCTAATTCAGAACCTGAATCTTGCCATGGTAGCCATAAATTATAGCTAGCAAAAGACATTAACATCGCTCTCATCCTGAAGTTAATCCATCCATTGAAATTTAACGAACGCATACATGCATCTACAAAAGGAAAGCCCGTATTGCCTGAACTCCATGAATAAAGTAATTCACTATTTTTTTCTCTAATATTTTTAAAAAAAGGATGGTATTCCCTAAACTCTAGTTCTGGTTCACTTTCAAGTTTCTGAATAAAATGACAATGCCAAGTTAATCTGCTTTTTAACATTCTTGAATTATTGTTTTTTGATATATTTGCCTTTTTAAAAATTTCTTTTAATGAAATGCATCCCCAACAAATGTATGGTGATAGTCTTGTACAACTATCAAATGATTTTTCTGGGCTAGATATATCTTTTGAATAAGAATCTAATTTATTACTAAAGAAGTATTGCATTCTCTCTAAACCTTTCTTTCTTCCACCTTGCATTCTTCCTGGACAAGTTTCTTTTTTAAAGGTAAAAATTTCGTCTGAGGGTATTTCTCCAATATTAAAGTTAATAGAATTAATTATTAATGGAGCTTTAAGCAAGTTTTTTTCGGAATTTTCTTGCCACTTTTTAGACCAATTATTCCTATCTAAATTTCCTCTAAAAACTGAAAATTGTAGAAATTCCTTCCAAATAATATTTTTGCTTAAAGCCCATTCTCTTACTTTTTGATCTCTTTTATAAGTAAGCCAATCGCCGGTTTCTTGATGGCTATAAATACCTTTGATTTTAAATTTTGTACTAATTTCATCAAAAATATTAATAACATTGCCAGTTCTAATAATTAATGGTTGTCCAATCTCAGCAAGTGCATTTCTTAAATCTATTAAACTTTCTTTGCAAAATTGCCATTGTCTATCTGAATGAGTATTTTGGCTCCAAATATCTAACTCAATAATATAAATAGGTAAAATATCATTATCTTTTATAGCCTCACAGAGAGCTTCGTTATCAAAAATTCTTAAATCTTTCTTAAACCATAAAATATTTATTTCTTTCATAATTTTTTGTTTTAATCCTAGAAAACTAAGATTAAGTTTGTAGTTAAAAAATATAAAAAATTTTAGAATAACTAAAAATCAAAAAAATGAAAATAACAAAAAAACTTTGGGAGGATAATTATGAGATTGCTTTACTTAGTTTAAATACAAAATTTGTTCAAGGTTTAAAGAATGGAAGTCTCCCTAAAAATATATTTCAAGAATATTTAGCTCAAGATTATTTCTTTTTAGAGACTTTTGCTAAGGCTTATGGTCTTGCTGTTTCCAAATCAAAAGATAAGTATTCAATAAGGAAGTTAAGTGAACTGTTAATGGGTGTTTCAGAGGAGTTAATACTTCATGAAACGTATGCAAAGGAATGGGATATTGATTTGTCTAATAACTATATAAAAAAAGCCACTAAAAATTATACAGATTTTCTTGATGATACTTCCAAAAGACTTAGCTCCGTTGAAATAATGTTTGCAATGACTCCATGTATGCGACTTTATTCTTGGATAGGAAAAAGTTTGTATAAGGAGGATTTTGACATTAAATATAAAGAATGGATAACTACATATTCTGATAAGAGCTTTGAAAAGCTAGCAGATTCACTTGAAAATCTTATTGAGACTAATAAAGAAACATATGATATTAATCAGGCCAAATATTTATACAGGAGAGCTATGGAATTGGAGTTAGATTTTTTTAATGCATATTCAGATTTCTGATTTAAATTAAAATTTATTTATAGTACTTTCAAAAAAGAGTTAATAAATTATGTATTCAAAAATTGCACTTTCAATAGGTGGTAGTGACTCCGGTGGTGGAGCAGGCATACAGGCTGACTTGAGAACTTTTATGGCTCTTAAAGTACATGGATGTTCAGTTATTACATGTATTACTGCACAAAATAGTATAGAGGTTACATGCGTTGAACCAGTAGAGAAGAATACTTTATTAAGTCAGTTAGATACTTTATTTACTGATTTTTGTATTGATGCCTTAAAAACTGGAATGTTATTAAATGAAAGGATAATTAATGAAACTGCTTCAAAATTAAATACATATAAAATAACCAAAATTATTGACCCAGTAATGGTTACAAGAACTGGTTCTAAATTACTTGAAGATTCTGCGATTAATGCTTATAAAAAACTCTTATTACCAATTGCGGATTTGGTAACTCCAAATATTTATGAAGCAAATTTACTTTCTGGCTTAGAAATAAGGAGTGAAGAAGATATCGAAAATTCCGCAAGAAAAATTATTGGTCTTGGAGCTAAAGCAGTACTTATAAAAGGTGGTGGTTTAAAAGATTTCAAAGGAAAGGATTTTTATCTTGACTTGAATGGTAGAAAAGAGTGGCTCTTTAATAATTTTATAAAAACAAAAAATACCCACGGTAGCGGCTGTACTTTGAGTGCTGCTATTTGTGGTTACAAAGCTCTAGGTTTTGATTTACTTGATTCCATACAAAAAGCTAAATTATTTGTTGAGAAATCTTTAGAAAATTCTTACAAAATCGGATCTGGCCCTGGTCCCTTAGGTCATCATTAATTATTTATAGAAGTCGAGTTAGAACCACCATTTTCTGTAAGGCTTTTTTAAAAATAAGATTTCTTCAGTCTCCCATCCTCCCTCCAACCACTCAAGATGCTCAAGCAATAAAGACTCACTTTCCCTTTTGCTTAATTGCCCAATTCTATTAGCAATACCATCGAACCTTACTTTCATCAATTCCTCAATTTTGATGTTATTCATAGGTTAAATAATAAATTTTTTCTACTCTTACTTGTATAGATTTTCTTGTCAACGATTTAATTTTATTTGTTTACTAGGAGTTTTTAAATATGTATTAAATACAACCTTTTGAAATAGATAGTAATTAAGACTTATTCACATAGATTTAATTAAAGACTAATTTATAAAAAAATACTATAACTATGAAAAAAGAAGAAACAGCAAATCAAAAAACCATTTTAAATGTAGGCTATTGTGAAACGACCTCTGAATGGCTCAATAGAATAATTACTGAACTAGCAGATGAAAATAAAAATTTCGTAGATTTGTCAGTTATTTGCGCTTAATTTTTTAGAAAATATAGTTTATTTTGATTATTTTCAGTTAGCTCTTAAGTATAAGAGAAATTTAAAAGATATTTTTGTGATGTGAATCCTAATAAAAAAAACATAGAAATAATTAAACAATTCAATTTATCTCCTCATCCTGAGGGTGGATGGTTTAGAGAGATAGTAAGGAGTGAGAATTCTCTAATAAGGGAAGATGGCCAAAGTAGAAACTTTATTACGGGAATTTATTATCTTTTGGAGAGAGATGCAAAAAGTGCTTGGCACAGAGTAAAAAATGCTGATGAAATTTGGATCTATTTAAGGGGCGATCCTCTGAATTTATGGTGCCTAGATAATGATAATAAGTTAATAAGAAATTTAATTTTAGATTCCAATAATCCAGTAGAAATGATCCCATCTGGATATTGGCAAGCTGCAAAAAGTACAGGCGAATTTACTTTAGTGAGTTGTTGTGTTGGCCCGGGCTTTGATTTTAAGGATTTTGAATTACTCAGAAATACAAATCATACTTCTAGATTGGATAAAGCAATTAATGATCTTATTTGAGACATTTTTTTGTTTATATTTTTGAAATTATCCTCTAGATTGATAAGGCTACTCCAATCAATCTATATTTAATGAATCAAAATTCTGTCAAAACAATTGGTATTAATGATGAACCAAGAAAAGATTCACACTTAGTTTATGTAAATCAGGCTGATGGATTAAAAGGCATCCTTAATAGGGATTTTGATGAATGGTCTAATTTTGATAGTTGGGAAAGTATTTCAGTTCAGCAATGGATTTTTTCTAGAGCTTTGGAGGTTTTCAGAGGTAAGAAAATTGATATTAAATGCGATTGTTGTGAAAATAATGATTTAATCCCAAATGATTTTGAGAATATAAAAAAAGAAAAATGCTTTGGTAAAAAAAGTGCGTACATGATTGAAAAAGTTGTAGATGAAATTGTATTAGCTAAGGCACGAAGAGAAAGTGATGGAACATATTCTGCGTAAGATTCATAACTATCTATGGAGTGAAAAATCTTTTACTCACCAGTGAAAATTATCAGAAGAACCAATCATTAAATTTCTAGTGGAAATCTTATGGAACTTAAAGTGTACCGAATCACTGAACTCCTTTTCATCTGAGTAATTCACAAGATCCACTGGGTCGATGTTGTCATCGAACCATGCATCATATTCAATATGGTTTGGTTCAGCGAAATAACTCATATCCAATTAATAGCTTCCAAAAAACGTATAAACGGTACATGCGATACCAAATTAAAATTCTTAATTTTTAGATAATCTATATTTTTAACTTTTTCATCAAGATTAGTTGCTAAAAAGATAGGAGAAATATCTATAAATTCATGTCTCTCGATACATCCATGGTTTCTATCCATCCCCACTTCACAATCAAAGATGGGAAGATGGACCAGTGCATAGCTCTTTTAGAAGAAATTTTGGTACTGACAAAATCTAATGAACCTGACTGCCTTTTTTTTAATATCACTACATGCGGTTCAGATAAGGCTTATGTAAGAGAGGCATATAAAGATGGTGCTGCCGCTTTATTTCATCTCAAAAATATGGGACATATGATTCCCAAGCTTTTTGAAGTGTCAGATATTACTGTGCAGGTCCAAGGCCCAGCTAAGGAGATTGAACCCTTGAAGGAAATACTCCCAGAGGCTGATTTCTATGAAGCAATATCTGGATTCTGATAAAGGTTGTTTTTATTGACAGTCGATCGCTAGGGGCTTTTAGCCCCTTTTTTTATTTAGGAATTCAAAATAAATTAATCTTCCCTTTACTTATATCAAGTAGCTTTATTATCAGCACAAAAATTATTTTTATGGAATCAACTTTTTATATTGTTCATCATGAATTTAAGGCAGGAAAAGCTGAAAAATGGTGGGAAACAGCTTATGCGGCAATGTCACCAGGTGGTGGATGGGATGATGCGGTAGCAGCTAATAAAGAAAAAGGATTTTTTAACCATTCTGCAAATGCCGTAACTAAAACTGGTCCTGTATATTGTTTTTGGGAAGTAAAAGAGGGTATTTCTGCTGAAGATTTTCAGGAGTTTATAGATGGCCCCTCTGGTCCAGGGTTCGGACAAGATGCATTGATGAATATCTGTAAACCAATTGACACATCATTAATGAATGGACAAACACCTTATCCACCAGTTTTTTCTTGATTATTGACAGTCGATTTAAAATAAATAGCAATTAGCTTTTTTTTATGACTATTGAAACTACTGTTTTCACCTTTAAACTTTCAAATACATTTGAAGAATGGGTAAAAATGTTTGATAGTCCAGAGATAGATGCATTTCATAAAACGGTAGGACTTACTCCTCTATATCGTGGCAAAAGTTTAATTGATCCAAAAGAAGTTATTGTTATTCATCAAGCTGAAGAAGGTGTTGCTAAGCATGTTTTTTCAGATCCTGAAACCATTAAGAATATAGAATCTGGAGGACATATTTATAGCACAACTAAAATCACAAGTTGGGTTTCTGATTAGTCGAAAAACTAACTATGCAAACTTATACAAGTTTAATGAGAACAGGAATTCCACATAAGATCTTTAAAGCAAAATTAGGATATACCAGAGTTTAAGGATAAGAGTATTAACTAATTAAATTGACTAAATTATTAATAAGAACCTTAGTGCTAGAGGTAACCATAGGCATAGAAGAAGCATTATTAAAAGTGTAATGGCATGGATATTTGGAATGTATTGCTCTTTAAAAATTTGTGTTTTCATGATTTATCTTGCCTTCTTAAGTTTGATTTCTCTTCTGATTAGCAAAGCAATAACTACAACACACATGTTCATTAGAAATACGTCTAATGGCATTTAATAAAAAAAGTCTCTAATCAATTAATAGCAAGATTATTGCTCTACGAATCAATCAATGATTATTAATGTTTATTGGCTTAATAAAACGAATTGAAAAATTAAATTTATGCTTAAATATCTCAGTAATATTTACTATTAAATGGCTTATTCAGAAACAAGAATAGTAATAGGCGGTTTAGCTCATGTGCCTGTTGTTATTTTTATAGCCAATTTTATTAAAGGTAAGTTTGGAATTAAAACCGAAGAGACAAAAGATACTGTACTTATAGGGGAGCCAGTTAAGATTATTGAGGTAAGTGATACTATAGTTAAAGAAGGAAAAGCAGAAGCTATAAAAGAAATCTCAAATAAGCTTGACAGTATTGAACAGAAGGCTGATGAGGTTTATGAAAAGGTAAAGAAGAAGAAGAAAGATAAGAAGAAGAAGAAAAAAAATAACTAAATTGAGATCCTATCAAGCAACAATACATCTTGAACTTGTATTGTATCTCTCTTATCTTCGTCTTCGGGATCTTTATAAGATTCAATTTCAGCTTGAATTTTTCTCTTATAAACTCCTTTGATGTAGTCCATTTCTCTTTTGTCTTTGTCCAGAATTGAGAATGGTGATCTTTTTAAGTTCATAACTTTCTCCTAAATAAATAAATTTAATCAGCTCCAGTTTTTATAAGATTCAACAAAACTATCCAATGTTTGCTGATTCCTGATTTCTTCCTCAAGAAGTTCTTCTTCTGATCTTTCTTCAATCTCAGATTTATAATCTTCTTGTAGTGTGGATTTCGTAGACATTTGCTCATGACGACTACATCTATGTTCTAACTAGTTAGACAGGCCATTCGACTAATAAATATGTACGGTTTGAGGTACTCCCATATACGGATAAAGGATCAACAATTGAATTTAAATATAGGTAAAATGTATGAAATTTTGATCAATTTTTGCCTTTAAGAATCATCAATAAAGGTAGACCAATAAGCATCAAACTCCCATCAATTAATAAAAAAGTATTCAGGTTCATTTATCCATTCCTTCTGGGGTATCCCAATTTAGAGAAATTCCTTTTTTAATTGGTTGTCTTTTCATATCATCCGTCTCTTTTCTGATTTTGTTGTAGTAGGCGAACTCCTCTGGATCATCAGAACCAAGACCATAATTCATGATTGCTGCAATATATATTTTGTGCATCCGGTATGAAGATACTGGCATTACTAAAGGCAAACTATTTTAAATATATTTGAATTCTAGTCAAAATGCTGATCTACGAGATCTCAGTTATATCAATCAATTGCTCAAGTGCCCTCGTCGGGACTTGAACCCGAGACCTCTCCCTTACCAAGGGAGTGCTCTACCGCTGAGCTACAAGGGCAATTTTAAGTGGGCCGGGTTGGATTTGAACCAACGTAGGCAGAGCCAGCGGATTTACAGTCCGCCCCCTTTAACCACTCGGGCACCGACCCCCACTATTTGAACTTATCAGTTAATGGACACTTTGTGTGAAATTGTTTTGGTTTTTTTGTTTCTTTCTAGATAGCATTTGTAAAGAAAAGACTTTATTGATGATGAATATTTTATTGATAAATGGACCAAATCTTAATCTTTTGGGCACTAGAGAACCTGAAATATATGGTAATAAAACATTGAGTGATATAGAAATAGATTTAACTAAAGTTGCTAAAGAAAAAAGTATTAATCTTGAATGTTTTCAAAGTAATCACGAAGGTGAAATAGTAGATAAAATTCAGGAGTCTGTAAAAAGTATCCAAGGTATTCTTATAAATGCTGGTGCTTTTACTCATACCTCGATTTCTATTCGTGATGCTTTAATTGGATCGAAAATTCCTTTTGTAGAGTTACATATTTCAAATATTTTCAGTAGAGAAGATTTTCGTAAAGAATCTTTTCTTACAGATAAAGCTATAGGAATTATTAGTGGATTCGGCATATCAAGTTATTCCTTAGCTCTTGAAGGAATCATTGGATATTTGAGTATTAAAGATTAAATGCTAGTCGATTTTAAAAGGCCCACTTCTCATATTAAATATTTATCGTCATTTACCTCAGATGAGTGGATCAAACTCGCATTATCTAATCCAATAGATATTCTTATTGACCATGCTCATTGTGAAAGAAAAGCAGCAGGAGTAGCTATTCAATTGATGTTTAGATATCCATCAGAACCAAATCTGGCAGAAGTTCTAAGTCCAATAGCGAGAGAGGAATTAGAGCATTTTGAAAAAATACTTTATTTTTTAAAGGATCTTGGACATTCTCTTGAGTCCTTAAAACCGCCTCCATATGGAGCTGAGTTGTCCAAGAATATAAGAAAGGAAGAGCCCAATAGAATGCTTGATAGTTTCTTAATAGCAGGACTTATTGAAGCAAGAAGTCATGAAAGATTAAGCTTGCTTGCGCTGAATTCTGAAGATAAATCGTTTAAATCCCTTTATGAGTCTCTGCTAGAGAGTGAGGCAAGACATTTTGGAGTTTACTGGAAACTAGCGCAAACTAAATTTTCTAAAGATCAAACTTTCAAAAGGTTAGAGGAATTGTCTGAAATTGAGTCAGCAATACTTGCTGAAACTTTTATATTGCCAAGGGTACATAGCTAAAGTTAATAAAATAAAAATGATAATAAAAAAGTTCTTAAGTTTACTTAATCCATATAAAACTGATTTACCCACATTCACCATCGTTGGTGTAGGCCCTGGAGATCCATCGCTTTTAACAATTGCTGCTGTGGATGCAATAAAAAAAGCGAAAGTTATAGTTTTCCCAATATCAGATGATAATAAAAAGAGTTTTGCTGCGGAAATAGTCAAGAAATACACCAAATTTAAAAAAAATATCCCTATCATCTTTCCAATGGCTAGGAAGGATTTTGATCCAGATGAAATATGGTCTAATGCTGTAGAAAAAATTGTGAAATCTATACAAAATGGCGAATCAGTTGTTTTACTTTGTCTTGGAGATACTTCACTATTTGCAAGCTCTTCTAATATCTTGAGGTTAATAAAAAATAATCATGCTGAAATTATTACCAAAACAATACCTGGTATTTCCTCTATTTCAGCAGCAGCAGCTTTGAATGATTTTGATTTGGTAAAAAAAGGCGAGACATTAATCATCAAAGAATGCCCTTCTTCAGAATCTGAACTAACAACCCTAATTAGGGAAAGCAAGGCAAATAAAACGGTATTGGCCTTTATGAAAGTTGGCAAAAGATGGAATTTAGTTAGGGAAATTTTAAAAAAAGAGGATATTATCAATACAACATTAATAGCTTTGAGTGTTGGGATGCCTGATCAAATTATTCAATATGCATCACAATATAATAAAGAATTTATGCCTTATTTTTCTTTGATTTTGATAAGGTTCGATTAATGTATAAAAAAGAAAAATTAGTTGAAAATAAATTTACATGGCCAATTTGTAAGGATCTATTATTTCTTGTTCTCGAAGATAGGGTTAGTGATGTTTTTGTTTGTGAATTGGTTTGGGAAAGACTTTTTTACACCAAAGAGCTCTCTATAAATGATTGGGCCTTTAGCGCATTAACTCCTTCTTATTGGTCAGAAAAATTTGAAAAAGCTCCTCAAATCATTGCAGAGCGACCAGCCTCAATACATTTGACGCGATCAATTCCAAAAGAATATAAACAGGGATTGAAAAATTTTCTCAATTTTAAAGGTTATAAGATTAATGAACTCTATCCAAGAAGAACTAGAAGAGCGACGGCAGTAAATTGGTTGATTTATTGGGCGATTGAAAATGATTGTTTTTCAAAAGATAGTGGATTAATGCCAAGTGCTAGTTCACCCCCTGTTAATCCAGTTAAAGGACATTTTGGCGATCCAGAAATTAAATAAGTTTTTTTGAAAAGGTAAATGATTCTATTAAAGGTATAGTTGTAATGGATACTACTTTCTTTGGAGAGAAGAATTGATTCTTCCTACAATAGCAATTATCGGAAGACCTAACGTTGGGAAATCTACCTTAGTTAATCGTCTTTGCCAAAGTAATGATGCAATAGTTTTTGATAAGCCAGGTGTTACAAGAGATAGAACTTATCAAAATGCTTCATGGGGAGGTAAGGAATTTCAAATAGTTGATACTGGAGGTTTAGTTTTTGATGATGATAGTGAATTTCTCCCAGAGATAAGGACACAAGTTTTCTTAGCTCTAGAAGAGGCTTCACTCGCGTTACTGGTGGTTGATGGGAATCAAGGCGTTACTGATGGTGATTTATCAATAGCAAAATGGTTAAGAAACTCTAGCTGTAAAACAATTGTTGCTGTGAATAAATGTGAATCGACTACTCTAGGAATATCTCTTGCTTCAGAGTTCTGGAAATTAGGATTGGGCGAACCCAACCCTGTTTCAGCTATTCATGGTTCAGGTACTGGAGATCTTTTAGATCTCGTTGTTGGCGAACTTCCTGAAAATAATATCCATGATGATGAAGAAAAGATAATGATGTCTATTATTGGTAGGCCTAATGTTGGTAAATCTAGTTTGTTAAATTCAATCTGTGGAGAAAAAAGAGCAATAGTTAGTGATATTAGTGGCACGACAACTGATTCAATAGATACGCTCATTAAAAAAGGTGATAATCATTGGAAAATTATTGATACTGCAGGGATTAGAAGAAAGAAAAATGTTAAATATGGCACTGAATTTTTTGGTATTAATAGGGCTTTTAAATCTATAGATAGAAGTGATGTTTGTGTTTTAGTTATAGATGCTATAGATGGAGTAACTGATCAAGACCAGAAGCTGGCTGGGCGCATAGAAGAACAAGGCAGAGCTTGCATAATTGTTGTTAATAAATGGGATCTTGTAGAAAAAAATAGTTCAACAATTTATCAAGTAGAAAAAGAACTTAGATCTAAACTTTATTTTTTACACTGGTCAAAAATGATTTTTATATCTGCCCTAACTGGTCAAAGGGTTGATAATATTTTTGAGCATGCTCTTAATGCTGTCAATCAACATAGAAGAAGAGTTACAACATCTGTAGTTAATGAAGTACTTAAAGAATCAATCAGTTGGAAAAGTCCTCCAACGAAGAGAAGCGGAAAGCAAGGTAGGCTTTATTACGGTACTCAAGTAAAGAATAAACCTCCCACTTTTACTCTTTTTGTAAATGACCCTAAATTATTCGGAATAACTTATAGAAGATATATTGAAAAACAAATTAGAGTAAATTTAGGCTTTGAAGGCACACCCCTCATTTTACTTTGGAGAGGGAAACAGCAAAGAGCTTTAAATAAAGAAGTAGAAAGAGAAAATATTGAGTTAATTCAAAAAGATTAATGAATTTGCTAACCAAATTTTCTGTTGGTCAATACGTTCATGGCAATAGAAGTTGGCTAAGAATTATAGATAGTAGATTAAAAATAATTATCGTAATGATATTTTTAATCACTCCAATCTGGGCAGGTCCAATATGGAGATTGAGTTTAGTTGGTTTTTTACTTTTAATTACTTTTTTAAGTTTATTGCCACCTAGAGTATGGTGGCGATCATTATTTTTTCTCTCATGCTTGTCACTTTTAATTGGATGTATATCAATTCTTGCCTCTTCTGATATTCAATCTCTTGATGGCTATTTGAGAAATCCCAATGAGTTACATGTAGTACTGGAAAGCCAAAAAGAATGGAATATTTTGCAAATTCCTTCGCAGAAGATATGGTTTATTAATTTTGGTCCCTATAACTTATCAAGAAAAGCCTTTGAACTAGGAATAAAAACCTCCACTTTGATATTTACCGTTATTCATAGTGTGAATTTGATGCTTTTAACCACATTGCAGGAAGACATTGTATGGGGATTGAGTTGGTTTATGTATCCATTAAGAAAGATTGGATTGCCAACTAGTAAGTGGCTGTTTCAGTTGTTAATTGCATTACGTTTTATTCCTCTAGTGCAGGAAGAACTTCAAAATATCATTAAATCAGTGTCAGTTAGATCAATAAATTTTCGAAATTTAGGATTAAAGAAATCTTTTAATGTTTTGTTAATCTTAGTGGAAAGGTTATTTCAAAATATATTTCTGAGAATTGATCATGGAGCAGAATCATTACTCTCAAAAAAAAATATTATTATTAAAACCAACAGATTTAGAACTCTTTATCCTTCAAAATCACTCAATGTA
This window of the Prochlorococcus marinus XMU1410 genome carries:
- a CDS encoding energy-coupling factor transporter transmembrane component T family protein, translating into MNLLTKFSVGQYVHGNRSWLRIIDSRLKIIIVMIFLITPIWAGPIWRLSLVGFLLLITFLSLLPPRVWWRSLFFLSCLSLLIGCISILASSDIQSLDGYLRNPNELHVVLESQKEWNILQIPSQKIWFINFGPYNLSRKAFELGIKTSTLIFTVIHSVNLMLLTTLQEDIVWGLSWFMYPLRKIGLPTSKWLFQLLIALRFIPLVQEELQNIIKSVSVRSINFRNLGLKKSFNVLLILVERLFQNIFLRIDHGAESLLSKKNIIIKTNRFRTLYPSKSLNVIVNTLSICFICIAIFLRKLYGAL